From the genome of Solea senegalensis isolate Sse05_10M linkage group LG21, IFAPA_SoseM_1, whole genome shotgun sequence:
tttaaattaaaaggaATTTACATAATTAACATGacttattatttataaatccacactataagtaaaagtaaaaagaatcCGGTTAAAAACCCGTGCGCAGGAGCTCCTGCGTCACATTTGTGTTCCGTCCTGGGACGTCAAACAGTGTAGTCCAGTTCTGCGTTTAGATTCGTGTACATCTCATAGATGGCATCTACAGTAGCCGTGAAATTAACCAGAAACTGACGCACGTTTGCCAGAcagtcctcctccttcacttcctctccCTTTGACAGCGCCTTGATGAAGTTTGTTCTGTAGGGAGCTGCAAGTAACGCCATCTacaatgcaagaaaaaaaacaacagtaattaGGAAGGGTTTGCACAAATGTCCCATAAGAgtacacaactctctctctgtgtttctcagtgtttggTTCTCACGTAACCTGCCGACATAGCGACACcgtacacaggaagtgatggagTACAAATGAAACACCGCCATTCAGCAGTTTCAGCCGCTTTAAACAAACAGTTGTGATAATATTGCTCGACAGATGCAGAGACGCgtcaaaaatcactcaaaatgacacactgcagctttaaatacatacattttaagaCTGAACTCTGCAAGTTACTCTTTCCGGCAACATTATAAACACCAAATAACCGCATGAGAAAGCTGGCTGTCATGTTGAATAAccagctctccctctctgactATGATCACTGTATCACCCACACTCTCAGTACAGGCCGTGGTCGTCTAATGCACTGCCCTTCTATAGACGGCGTCCCTTCATGCACAGTCAAACGCTTACAAATAACAGGCCTGGGTTTCCATTAACCTAAAAGGTCGCATGTCACTCTGCTGCTCAATGACCTCCACTCTCTACCCACGGGCCGCACAAATCAAATTCCAGACACTAATACATGTTTACAGATTGACCCATGCGTTTGCAACCACCCACTTGAACTCAGCgacacaggctttttttttaatgcttctTCTTGTCCCTGCACTCAAGACAACCTCTAACCAGGAAGCATGGGGTAACTCATGGTccacaataatgataataacacagTACAGCAGCTGTGCAGTAGTTGATATTATAAGGCAAGTTATATAAAATACATCAATGTCTTTCTGTACAATACAAACCCAGAGTACAGGGTTTGTTATCCTAGTCATTAGTCATTAAAGTAGTCATGAATCTCCTACACTAGCTAGTCTGtcaaattctttctttcttctcatctCCTGTCCTCATCTGGTCCTAAAATATTGATATcgggttaaaaaagaaattatgataaaaataaacaagatagaGGAATATCGTCCCTCTGGTGCTCTTTAGTTGTAAGACTAAATAAATTTTGGTCTTAAAACAATCAAGTTGAAAAAAATATGGGGCGAGTGATATAAAAGCATTATAAAGTCTGTTATAAAGCCTTTAATATTCCCTCCTTGGGCTGTTTCATACACCGCGTTCATGTGAAAGCCATTCTAGTCACATGATTACGAGGAATAAAACTGTTCAAGCGTGGCCCTTTTGCGTATGCCCCGATGTTTTTACTATTGATGTCGATTTATACccatgaaatattaaaggcTTTCTAATGAACCACCCTCTGGAGTGCGCCAGATTTTTCCAACTTGTCTAAAATAATTGATAATAGCAGTCAGTGTCTTTATTGATTATAATGTCTCACGAGTCAGGATGACACTTTATGTCAATATCTTCCCCTCCCCCCGAGTACCGACTGTTCTCCATTGCGGTTCCTCAATAGAAGCACAATAACATATATGCTGTACTGTTAACAATGCAATGGCAATAAAGGATTATAATTCTGTTATATTCTAAAAGTGGTGTATGAGCAGTTGTGTCACCCTCCATCTCCAAGAATTCTTTATCTACTGCTGACACCAAtcccaatcccagttgacacagCCTGGACAAGTTGCCAGTCACAGTCCAACACATGGAGAcgaaacaaccattcactctcacattcacacctccggtcaatttacagtgtcaaattaaccactgcgtgtttttggactgtgggaggaaactggagaactcGCAGAAAACCTGCACACgcacggagaacatgcaaacgcctCACAGAAAGGCCTGACGTGAActctttttgctgtgaggcaacagtgtgccattatacacacacaagctcacattatacaaatgtaaatcaacaaacattaatattaaagacacaaaatgaagtCGGCGACACATATTTGATAAAGTCCTTGGACAGGAACACAATACAAACAACAGTGAAACTGTGTCCTCATCCCTTCTTTTATAataaattcttaaaaaaaaaaaaaagctttcctCACTTGAAAAGTCTTTTGCACCATCCAACCATGGTACCTCTTCAGCGCGTTCTCGTACGCTTTCGTCACATTGACCTGAATCGAGTTGGGTTTGTTCTCATCTCTTTCTCCGTCTGCCAAACTCTGCAGCAAGATCTGTATGAAACGGAGACCcctgcaggaaacacacagtATTACAGTAAAGCCTACCCCGCTTCAGTTCTACAGCTCCAAGTTCAGCATTCAGGATGTCATAACATGTGTTCAGGGCGTGCTCACCTTTTCAGCCACATGAGAGCTAATGTTGCTCCAACTTTGGGCCACTCTGCTCCATAGGTTTCTCGCTCGTCCTCCACGATGTCCTGCAGGGTGACGTACTTAGCAGGATCCTTGTCGTACACTTTCCTaattttctgaaaataaatgcatgaaagGAGCCGCATTATTAATCGCTATGGTGTGAAACACGATCCGAGCTGAAAGAATTTTCTCTCTGATAAGGTGGTATGGTGAGCTGAGTATGACGATTTTATGGTGAACTAAAGGTTGAGCTAGAGATTCAGTGCATAAGAATAAGCAACATCTAAAGGGCAAGACTAAAGATCATAACAAACAGAGCACTACTGCACTCACCCCTACCTTTCCCAAGCAgttcagggaactatggtggccttgaTCTGCCAGAAAGGATGATACTCTTTTTTGTTTGCTACAGCTGGGGGACAAACTATTAAAAAACACTAGTTGGGGAAAGTCGACACTCTCCTAAATGATTTTAGtattatattccatttctgaGTAGAGCGTTGTCGTCATTTTTCGTTAgaagagcaaaacaaagaaatcacaacGCTCACCCCTTACACAGCACattaaccaaaacaaacaacctgATTACTGAACATGAAACTGTGTACAAGTGGtcaaaaatatggaaatattacaaaattagacaaaaaaaaacctgtggtAGCTGTGTGTAGTTAAAAGTATTGCACATTAGGAAGCAATTTTATTCTACATTACTCTTTGTAATTCGGGCCAAAcggcggtgtagtggttagcactctcgccttgcagcgagaagatcCGGGttcggtcggaacaagggcatttctgcatggagtttgcatgttctccccgtgtgagtggttgtttgtctctatctgtgtgtggccctgcgatggactggcggactgtccagggtgtaccccgcctatcgcctgatggtggaggataaagcagtagatgatgactgactctTGGTAATTCACTGTTATATTACCAttatattctttattattagCCTGTTCTATACCTCAGACTATGGTATCCATGTATGTTAACGTGATTACATGTTTACTGTAATCTTAGAAGATCAAAAACCTCTGATTATTACGAGTATAAACATACTATATGtcataaatgacaaatgaatcaACAGTGACTGTCGCATGCCTCAGTTATTGCACAGCACTGTTGATAGTACAAAcctgcacactggacctttaactacTCTGCACATCAAGGCAAGTTTGAAAACTTGTTAAAAGGATGTTAATTATTCACAATGTGTGTGGAAGTGTTACCTTACCGTGATGTTCCCACTAATGTCAGACttaatgacataaaacacagcTGATCCAAAGCAGTctgaaaagagacagagacatttgagaagaaaGCAATTAAATATGAATGACTTCACTGCACGTCCCTGAGAGGAGCGTGAATACAAATCAGCCCTTTACACACAGAACATAAAGGAAGGAGGGGGGGTGAATGCAGtttcatttaagtcacaatggGGTCAATGTGCGTCCGAGTCAACAAAGAGTTTCTCTATACATGAGCTGCTTCACCGCTGAGTCACACACGAATCAAACAACTGTGACCACTTCTTACTTCAGTGCGAAACACATATCatgtttaaaacttaaaaaaaaaagaagagaaaacataaGACGAAGACAATTCGTGAGGAACAAGTCTAAAAACACGTCGCCTTAGTTAAGCCACTTTATAAGTATCGACGTCAGGTGGAGAACATACTCACCGAAGAACGGAGGGAGATGAGAAACAGCGTCCAGGAATGACTTCGTGTCGACGGACTTGTCAGGAGGAAGCTCTTTAAACTGGTTATCCAGTAAAATCGACATGGTGCACTGTTattgttagcagcagcagcggcagcggagGAAGAGGGGTTTGTGGCAGTAGTAGTAACGAGCAGCTCTCGGCAGCAAAGAACCCGGAACTGTGTTCTTCTTGTCAGAAGGGCGGGGAGACGACGCCAGCCCCCTATCACTCTGCCCCGTCTCCAACAGGTGGGGAAATCAAACACGGGCAAGTTTAAGGAGGTAAAAAATCCACAGCATAGAGCGCAAATACGACAAGAAAGTCCGCTGAGGTATGAATTATGCTTTATTAAACGTAAGGCAGGGCTTGTTTTCAACCACACGGACAGCGGTATAGGCTGTGAGGTTACAGGGAAATTAAGGCTGAGGCCACGGGTGGAAAGCAACGGAAGATACTGTAGGTTATCTCACTGCGTTTGTTTAACTTTAAAGTCTGTAGTGTAAAATGCATAGCTATACGTTCCTTTGGGTTGGGAGAGGACAATATTGTCATGTACCAATCAGGTTATTTAGTTGAAAGAGAGAGATCAAATTTAAAAGGTACAGTAAGTAATTTCGACCAGCTATTTCATAAATCAACACAAAGCAGTTTGAAAATTGTGATTTAGCAACTTATTTCATGAAATaagattaaattatttaaaactgaataattacaGAAAGGCTAATAGAGCTTTTCCACTAaacagttctagcacaactcAGCTGGGTTAAATTCTACtcgtttatttgtgtttttcttttccattagagATAGTATCTGGTACTTTcatagtacctgctctggagaGGTTCCaagctggaactgtatagtgacAAAGCACCTTAAATAACATTAGACCACAAGAACATAAACATAGCAATgaagtaaatattgttttgtatttatgaatgACTTTCTCTCAAAATCAATAGAGGCAAgtacattggaaaaaaaaaagctgttggcTCTTTTCATTTCCATCTCATCTGCTTCATTGTAGTAAATTTCAGTACGCTCCTACAGGAAATATGCATCTTGTGCAGTAACCTTGTTGTCCTTACTAGTTTTctatagataaataaaatgtaaacaaagggGGCAGAACATAAAACAGCCTCTTCCTgctgcagaacaaacaaaaactcccCAGACTACAGATAAACTTAAAGCAGAGTTggacaaaaaacattaaaacagagaTTACTTTGGATCATCTGTCGCATATGAAACAAGTGCATCCACTTGTGCTAATCTGATGAGATGTTACCagctgcctactgcagctttaacatatGAACTAACTTTTGAAATTTAATAAAACGTTTTCCTCTTACATTTTTATCCCTGAATTTATAGGCAATGAAATGAACCATTGCTGAATTCATCACACTGACAATTGCCATAATTGGACTGGTATGTCCACTAGCTTGTGCTGGCTATTAAACTTCAGACTGATGTTACTGTATAATGAACAGTATGCAATGATAATTCTCATCTTCCTCAATTCTTTTCATAACAATTTAAGCTTTCACATTTTTCCGGCCGTTGTGGCGACTGTGGATGTCTGGCTGGTCACACTGTCTTGCTTTAAAAGCTCATTAAAATGAGAACTGCACCAATGCGTcactgaaataaagaaaactcaAGTTCTTGGCGGTTAACCACAAGGAAATCTGAACGGCCGATTCACTCCTCAGATCGCTTTACGAGACATGCATAGTTGAGTAAACTTACAACGCTTGGAAAAATCCTTAGAAGAATGTGATAAAATCCCTGACTGAGATGCAACTGAAGACGCTCGTAAAAAAGGACTTGATTGAGGGGAAAAATGGTGACTGAAAACGTAATGTAATAAACAGAAATTATAGTCAGCTATGAGCAATACCAATGTAACCTGCTTTATGGTAAATGAATCAAAACTCTTGGCAAAAATGGTAGCGTAGGTTGGCATTAGCAAGGCTCATGAAAGAAAAGCTGTTCTCCACTTTCAGTTTGGAGAATACCACGGAACATGAGAGGAACAGCTTGTGAAATGAGGCTGATTAATCATTGTTAACATGTCACAGACAGGATGCTTCAGTGGCTGTTTAATGCCAATTACATGTAAATTAgtaaaaacaattcaacaaatactgtacattcaaaCACTGTTATGTGTAGTATTCTAGTCCTCTTTCCACCCAAGGCTCAGACTCATCTCACAGCAATGAGTGACACATTAGACCCAGGATCTACAAACAGTTTTCTCTCACTCGGAGGGCACATTGAAGGTTTCACTGTAAACCGTGGCAGTACGTAATTGACCTCAGGCAGCAtcgaaaaaaaacaccagagttACAGCACCACACTGAATAAACAGAAATCACAAGTTGCCCGTAACTAACTGCCAGCTGAGACGTCCCAGACCTCAGAACAAACATTAGCCTGCGTGGAACATCGTGTTAAACAAAAAgcttatgaaaataaacaatgataTTTTCTTGGAGGTATGACATACAGTTTATAAATAGTATAGCATTTGGGTTATTTCTGATAGAGAATTACATGGATACATATACATCTTATATATTTGCATAATGATAGTAAAAGTGATTTGAAATGGATGTCAGACAgggctgtctctctctcacacacacacacacgcacactcatatacacacacacacacaagaagaacaGCTGTAACattacaaatccaaaaacacttTTGAAATGTTGCGTATAATCACACCTTCACCCAGAGTGAAGAAACTGGATGGAATTTAAGATCACACTCTTAGTACTCACGTGTTGTTCTATTTTTGAACACTTTTTCTCATAATCACTTTGTTTACTGAACAAACATTTGGACTCTACATAACTGGCATtgcatcaaacaaacaaacaaaacaaaaaacaaatataaatggCTTAAGTAAAATAAACTGATGTCACTGAAGTAGATTACAGTCCATGTGTTCTGTTCCTCAATGCCAGGTGTCTTACATACTCAAAAATAACAGCTGATCTACTCTGGTGTTCACTGAAGTAAAACGCTGAACTGCTTGTTTTGATGATTGCTGTtttatatagacacacacacaacattgcACTATTAGAAATTGTGTGGATTAAACTGATAAACTATGTGAGGTTAAGGGTCGTAACTAATTTGATCGGATTTGTTTACTCCATATTGCCGTGCCGGAACAAACACTAAAGAATAAAGCTTCTGAGTGATCAATAATTTTGCATTGTATATTTTTCTGTACACATTTCTCAAGGAATGTATGTAAAAGGTTTCCCACTGATTACTATGGGGGGGGGAAAATGGCATCAACTGATGAGTAACATCATTGACAAACTGTGTTTTGGGCGCTTCAGATCTTTGGGTTCTAGTTGTTATTTTCTTTGGTTGTCACAGTGACAAGTTGCTTGGCAGCTTTGGCAATGTCATAGGCGCACTGGATGACCTGCTGAGTGACGAGCTGGATGTCCGAGGGGCAGGGACTGTGATCTGCAGCCTTCTGGCACTCCCCGTGCAGCCGACTGGCACTCAACGTGAGCAGACACAGAGACGCTCGCACGGTCTCCGAGGACGGCCTCTGTTGGGGGCAAAGAGGGACGATGAAGACCTGACACATAactgacatgacatttttaacagtGGCTCATTGacgatgtgtgtgtttgtaaacagAAAGCATTCAAATCAATAATGTTGAACATTAAACTATGAAAAGCAATATACATGGAGTAGAGTCTAGCCGCGGCTGTAGCTCAACTACTGCGTTTACAACTGACGACAGCAACTGTCCTGGTCTCctcagtttaaaaatgtatcagtCTGGATTTAGccatgtttttctcactgttgtttttgtcttcttcagtGTACCGACTTCTATTATTTCCTGGTCAAAGACCAAGTAGCTTGAGTCAGACTgaagcagcagtagtagtagtaataattcTACTCCCCATAGTTTCCACCCAGCAATACAGTACAGTTCATCACGGTGTGGTTAGGAGCAGAACATTTTGATCTGACTTGTGTTTCCAATACGGGGTGTGTCTGCTGGATATGTAAATTACGTAGCTATTTACATAATACACATAGCGTACAGTGTGCCTCGCCAATAAATTCCACCAAAAAGAAGCGggtgacacagtaaacaaagagcaacaatggaggacacccagcaatctgtgttgtttcttcttGGCATGCGGCTGTTTATCACAAGAAGAGGACAAGCTTCTTTTGAGAGACAGTTGTGACTACTGTTACACAAAAGTTATTATTCTGTTGACAAAGTCGACACCACTGTGCTTGATAACCCTacagaagggtgccaaaaactGGGACAGTCGAGACAGGCATTTTTTGCTACCCTTTCTAACATTTTACAATGGAAATACACATGATTGTGGACCATATCGTTACGACCGATTGGTGGAATCCTTATCTGGGCGTATTTGAGAAAGTCGATTTAGTACAGTTTCAATGACTCACATGAcgtcttttttttcctaatgtcatgtaaatgtgctGAATGAAGACAAGTCATTGTAGATGCCCTCTAGCTGTTTCCAAACAAACATCACACCCTTTAATTACTTGGGGGAGGGGACACCAAGCTGATGGTGGGAGTCATCTTACCTTGGGAAACAGGGCAGCCATCTCCGTTACAGCCACGCAAATCTTTTCAGAGCAAGGCAGAAAGCTGTTTGAGATGGAGACAAAAGAATGACTAGAATGAACCGGTCACGTGCCACATATGGGAACACTGGTTCtaacacaaaccacaaacattCCCAGTCAAAAACCTCAAAAAGGAGAGCCTGAGGTAAAATTCCTTGTGCCAAAAATGACTACCACACTTCACATTATTGTTCACATGCTATTTACTATTAATTTCTGCTGTTGTGGCACTGATGTTTACACAACTTCAGGAAATGTAATTTGGCTGTTAGTATTACATGAGCAACAGCACAAGCCAAAAGTCAAGTTGTGGCAGCCTGCATTAGACCAGAGATAAATACATTACTGTTCACTGCCTCAGTTTGATACCAAAAGGGCTTTAACTTGACaatcaatgtttaaaaaagtaacATGAGGAAAGTGGATAATGTTTTCCCCATTATGATAAAAGCAGAGGGAAATTAATAACAGTAATGTGCAACTACAAAAACTCACAATATTAAAACTACCGGTGAATACAGGAAACCTCCGTAGCTAGACTAAGTCACAGTGGATTTGGCAAGTCATGGGggaacatgtgtttttgtgatgctTGTTTCCTGTCAGCTGCATTTAAAGACACAAGGCCTGCCCGTCATCAGATGCACAGTTTCAAAATGAGGCCAATCTACATGGGTAAAAGTCAGTGAATCCCAGTCTGTGGaacaagttttcttttaataataatgCGACTAAATGCATTTTCCATGCAACTCAGTGAAAAACACATACCAGTTAGCTAGAGTGAAGggaaaaaattttttttaattgtataatCATGAATTACCTTTGGTTTTTGGTC
Proteins encoded in this window:
- the LOC122758283 gene encoding glycolipid transfer protein-like, which encodes MSILLDNQFKELPPDKSVDTKSFLDAVSHLPPFFDCFGSAVFYVIKSDISGNITKIRKVYDKDPAKYVTLQDIVEDERETYGAEWPKVGATLALMWLKRGLRFIQILLQSLADGERDENKPNSIQVNVTKAYENALKRYHGWMVQKTFQMALLAAPYRTNFIKALSKGEEVKEEDCLANVRQFLVNFTATVDAIYEMYTNLNAELDYTV